From Girardinichthys multiradiatus isolate DD_20200921_A chromosome 3, DD_fGirMul_XY1, whole genome shotgun sequence, the proteins below share one genomic window:
- the tent5ba gene encoding terminal nucleotidyltransferase 5ba, whose product MSGASDQTRRFCVLSWDQVQRLDSILGEAVPIHGRGNFPTLSVQPRQIVQVVRARLEERGICVKDVRLNGSAASHVLHQENGLGYKDLDLIFGVSLKDDQAFRLVKDVVLDCLLDFLPAGVSKERITALTLKEAYVQKLVKVCNDTDRWSLISLSNNMGKNVELKFVDSLRRQFEFSVDSFQICLDSLLLFDRCSETPMSESFHPTVIGESVYGDFQEAMDHLCQRTIATRSPEEIRGGGLLKYCHLLVRGFTPSSEADMKQMQRYMCSRFFIDFPDIGEQQRKLEAYLQNHFAGMEHKRYECLMTLHHVVNESTVCLMSHERRQTLSLISMLGLKVLAEQNAIPTVTNVTCYYQPAPYVQDINFSNYYIAHVQAPQITHCSNSYQTWLPCS is encoded by the exons ATGTCTGGAGCTTCGGATCAGACTCGGCGGTTCTGTGTGTTGTCGTGGGATCAGGTGCAGCGATTGGACTCGATCCTGGGGGAGGCTGTCCCCATCCACGGCAGAGGAAACTTCCCCACTCTGTCCGTGCAACCCCGTCAGATCGTCCAG gTGGTGCGAGCGAGGCTTGAGGAGAGAGGAATTTGTGTGAAGGACGTGAGGCTTAACGGCTCTGCAGCCAGCCACGTACTCCATCAGGAAAACGGCCTGGGCTACAAGGACCTCGACCTGATCTTCGGGGTGTCGCTAAAGGATGACCAGGCCTTCCGCCTGGTGAAAGATGTCGTCCTGGACTGCCTGTTGGATTTTTTGCCGGCTGGGGTATCTAAGGAGCGCATCACGGCGCTGACCCTCAAGGAAGCATATGTGCAGAAACTTGTAAAAGTTTGCAATGACACGGACCGCTGGAGTCTCATCTCGCTGTCCAATAACATGGGCAAGAACGTGGAGCTTAAGTTTGTGGACTCTCTGAGACGGCAGTTTGAATTCAGTGTGGACTCCTTCCAGATTTGTCTGGACTCTCTGCTTTTGTTTGACCGGTGCTCGGAGACTCCCATGTCTGAGAGCTTTCACCCCACTGTTATCGGGGAGAGTGTGTACGGCGACTTCCAGGAAGCTATGGATCATCTGTGTCAGAGGACCATAGCGACACGAAGTCCCGAGGAAATTAGGGGTGGTGGCTTGTTGAAGTACTGCCATCTACTGGTGAGGGGCTTCACGCCCTCCTCTGAAGCGGACATGAAGCAGATGCAGCGCTACATGTGCTCGCGCTTCTTCATTGACTTCCCTGACATAGGCGAGCAGCAGAGGAAGCTGGAGGCTTATTTACAGAACCACTTTGCTGGCATGGAACACAAACGCTACGAGTGCCTGATGACTCTGCACCATGTCGTGAATGAGAGTACTGTGTGTCTGATGAGCCATGAGCGACGTCAGACGCTCAGTCTCATCTCCATGCTGGGGTTGAAGGTGCTCGCTGAACAGAATGCCATCCCAACTGTGACAAACGTCACGTGTTACTACCAGCCAGCACCTTATGTGCAGGACATTAACTTCAGTAATTATTACATTGCACACGTGCAAGCACCGCAGATCACGCACTGTAGTAATTCATATCAAACATGGCTGCCCTGTAGCTGA